The candidate division TA06 bacterium genome contains a region encoding:
- a CDS encoding PilZ domain-containing protein produces MDDKRLTKRRQGLRGQAPLRHPVFWAHDGASYQGFICDISLGGCYVSSITIPPAGSEVIISLPYLKTSGELIGIKARVMAQRRKYSGFGLVFSGLNEKQALAVSLAILQSEQISEGRHSGKK; encoded by the coding sequence ATGGATGACAAAAGGCTGACAAAACGGCGTCAGGGTCTACGCGGCCAAGCGCCGTTGCGCCATCCGGTGTTTTGGGCACACGACGGCGCAAGTTATCAGGGCTTTATCTGCGATATCAGCCTGGGCGGCTGCTATGTCAGCTCTATAACAATACCACCTGCCGGTTCCGAGGTGATAATCAGTTTGCCTTATTTGAAAACTTCCGGCGAATTGATAGGTATCAAGGCCAGGGTTATGGCTCAGCGGAGAAAGTATTCAGGCTTTGGCTTGGTTTTCAGCGGGCTTAATGAGAAACAGGCACTGGCCGTTTCTTTAGCCATATTGCAAAGCGAGCAAATCAGCGAAGGCCGGCACAGCGGTAAAAAATAA
- the cas1c gene encoding type I-C CRISPR-associated endonuclease Cas1, with amino-acid sequence MKKLLNTLYVTTQGAYLHQEGEAVVVKVESQEKLRLPIHTLGGIVCFGNVLCSPFLLGLCGERGVGVSYLTEHGRFMSRMQGPVSGNILLRKEQYRKAQTPNEACEVARNLLTGKLTNMRTVLRRAVRDHPESDKDNAMAQASDRLDYMINKIGQTDDIDALRGLEGDTARSYFALFDRMITADKESFYMRERSRRPPLDNLNALLSFLYTLLTHDAVGACEGVGLDPQMGFLHAMRPGRPSLALDLMEEFRSVIADRLALSLINLRQINGKGFKTTETGAVVMDDETRKTVLVSYQKRKQEEIMHPYLQEKAPVGLLLHLQALFLARHLRGDIDGYPPFFWR; translated from the coding sequence ATGAAGAAGCTGCTTAACACCCTGTACGTCACCACCCAGGGCGCATACCTGCATCAGGAGGGCGAGGCGGTGGTGGTAAAAGTGGAAAGCCAGGAAAAATTGCGCCTGCCCATTCATACCTTGGGCGGGATCGTCTGTTTCGGCAATGTGCTATGCAGTCCATTTTTGCTGGGCCTGTGCGGTGAGCGCGGGGTAGGGGTAAGCTATTTGACCGAGCATGGCCGGTTCATGTCCCGGATGCAGGGGCCGGTCAGCGGCAATATCCTTTTGCGCAAAGAACAATACCGCAAGGCCCAAACGCCAAATGAGGCTTGCGAGGTTGCCCGTAACCTGCTGACCGGCAAATTGACTAACATGCGGACGGTGCTGAGGCGGGCGGTGCGCGACCATCCGGAAAGCGACAAGGACAATGCTATGGCCCAGGCTTCGGACCGGCTGGATTACATGATAAACAAGATCGGCCAGACGGACGATATTGACGCTTTACGCGGCCTGGAAGGAGACACCGCCCGTTCGTATTTTGCGCTGTTTGACCGGATGATCACGGCGGATAAGGAGTCTTTCTACATGCGCGAGCGCAGCCGTCGTCCGCCATTAGACAATTTGAACGCCCTGCTTTCTTTTCTTTATACTTTATTGACGCACGATGCGGTGGGTGCATGTGAAGGCGTGGGGCTGGACCCGCAGATGGGTTTTTTGCATGCCATGCGTCCGGGCAGGCCCAGCCTGGCCTTGGACCTGATGGAGGAGTTTCGTTCCGTGATAGCCGACAGGCTGGCCTTATCGCTTATCAACCTAAGGCAGATAAACGGCAAGGGATTCAAGACCACCGAGACCGGCGCAGTGGTAATGGACGATGAAACCCGCAAGACTGTGCTGGTGTCCTACCAGAAACGCAAGCAGGAAGAGATCATGCACCCCTATTTACAGGAAAAAGCGCCGGTGGGGTTGTTGCTCCATTTGCAGGCGCTGTTTTTAGCCCGGCACTTGCGCGGCGATATTGACGGCTACCCGCCGTTCTTCTGGAGGTAA
- the cas2 gene encoding CRISPR-associated endonuclease Cas2: MMVLVSYDVSTTTREGRKRLRQVAKACKDYGIRVQYSIFECNVDPAQWTVLKNRLQGIYKPEMDSLRFYFLGGNYKHRIEHLGAKSAVDVEEPQII, translated from the coding sequence ATGATGGTATTGGTAAGCTATGATGTTTCCACTACCACCAGGGAGGGTAGAAAACGGTTGCGTCAGGTGGCTAAAGCCTGCAAAGACTACGGAATAAGGGTCCAATATTCCATATTTGAATGCAATGTTGATCCGGCTCAATGGACCGTCCTTAAAAACAGGTTGCAGGGAATATATAAACCGGAAATGGACAGTTTAAGGTTTTATTTTCTGGGCGGTAATTACAAACATAGGATTGAGCATTTGGGAGCCAAGTCTGCGGTGGATGTGGAGGAACCGCAGATAATATGA